Proteins encoded together in one Microbacterium sp. ABRD28 window:
- a CDS encoding deoxyguanosinetriphosphate triphosphohydrolase, with the protein MAPGRPTGYDDGDAERFHTETHRSQRDDFARDRARVLHSAALRRLAAKTQVLSPASPADFARNRLTHSLEVAQVGRELATALRLSPDVVDTACLSHDLGHPPFGHNGERALNDWADDIGGFEGNAQTLRILSRLEPKVFDPAGRSVGLNLTRASLDATCKYPWTADHPVPDPGGRLKFGVYPDDEPVFRWMREGAPGRVRCIEAEVMDLSDDIAYSVHDFEDAVVNGYLDPARLADPAEHEHLLTAVQTWVGFDFARDELADALYRLMRLPEWIIEFRGTRQDLARLKNLTSDLIGRFARAATTATRDAYDASVLTRYRAHVVVPRVIEAEMAVLKGIIGATVVSIDGRKTLYKEQRRALKRLATALWDEPAHLDAMHAEDFVSAETESARRRVIVDQVASLTDQLAIAWHTRLVGEIDAAALGIWAPGSRRPTAESVPR; encoded by the coding sequence GTGGCACCCGGTCGACCGACCGGCTATGACGACGGTGACGCCGAGCGCTTCCACACCGAGACCCATCGGTCCCAGCGCGATGACTTCGCACGGGATCGCGCCCGCGTGCTCCACTCCGCGGCATTGCGTCGGCTGGCAGCGAAGACGCAGGTGCTGAGTCCGGCCAGCCCCGCGGATTTCGCACGCAACCGACTGACGCACTCGCTCGAGGTCGCCCAGGTCGGGCGCGAGCTCGCAACCGCTCTCCGGCTCTCGCCCGATGTGGTCGACACCGCGTGCCTCAGCCATGACCTCGGGCATCCGCCCTTCGGTCACAACGGAGAGCGCGCGCTCAACGACTGGGCCGACGACATCGGCGGCTTCGAAGGCAATGCGCAGACCCTCCGTATCCTCTCGCGACTCGAACCGAAAGTGTTCGACCCCGCCGGCCGGAGCGTCGGACTGAATCTCACCCGCGCGAGCCTCGACGCGACGTGCAAGTATCCGTGGACCGCCGACCATCCGGTGCCCGATCCCGGCGGTCGGCTGAAGTTCGGCGTCTACCCGGATGACGAGCCGGTTTTCCGTTGGATGCGCGAGGGCGCCCCGGGGCGGGTGCGGTGCATCGAGGCCGAGGTCATGGACCTCTCCGACGACATCGCCTACTCGGTCCACGACTTCGAAGACGCCGTCGTCAACGGTTACCTCGACCCCGCCCGCCTTGCCGACCCCGCCGAGCACGAGCATCTCCTCACAGCCGTCCAGACCTGGGTGGGGTTCGACTTCGCCCGCGACGAGCTGGCCGATGCGCTCTATCGGCTGATGCGCCTTCCGGAATGGATCATCGAGTTCCGCGGCACACGCCAGGATCTTGCCCGGCTGAAGAACCTGACCTCGGATCTCATCGGTCGTTTCGCCCGTGCGGCGACGACCGCCACCCGCGATGCCTACGACGCCTCTGTCCTCACCCGGTACCGTGCCCATGTCGTGGTGCCGCGTGTCATCGAGGCGGAGATGGCGGTTCTCAAGGGCATCATCGGTGCGACGGTGGTCTCGATCGACGGGCGGAAGACCCTCTACAAAGAGCAGCGTCGCGCGCTCAAGCGACTCGCGACGGCGCTGTGGGACGAGCCGGCGCACCTCGACGCCATGCACGCAGAGGACTTCGTCTCCGCCGAGACCGAGAGCGCACGTCGACGGGTCATCGTCGATCAGGTCGCGAGCCTCACCGATCAGCTCGCCATCGCCTGGCACACGCGCCTGGTGGGTGAGATCGACGCCGCCGCGCTCGGAATCTGGGCTCCTGGCTCGCGACGTCCGACGGCGGAATCGGTGCCGCGCTGA
- the dusB gene encoding tRNA dihydrouridine synthase DusB: MSLAVAPAPTLRIGPLTLDAPVVLAPMAGITNTAFRRLCREYGAGLYVSEMITSRALVERNATTMRLITHHESEVPRSIQLYGVDPTTVEAAVRLLVEEDRADHIDLNFGCPVPKVTRKGGGAALPWKRDLFRDIVTRAARAGGDIPVTVKMRKGIDDDHLTYLDAGRIAEDAGISAVALHARTASQFYSGTADWAAISALKEAVTSIPVLGNGDIWSAEDAVRMMAETGCDGVVVGRGCLGRPWLFGDLARALGRDGSAAGEPVDATLAFVARAFRRHAELLVEFFDDEGRGCRDIRKHVAWYFKGYPVGGDTRARLATVSTLAEIDELLATLDLDAPYPGAPAEGQRGRAGTPKRPALPDGWLDSRDIGADASTALAEAELDHSGG; encoded by the coding sequence GTGTCACTCGCCGTCGCCCCAGCCCCGACCCTTCGGATCGGTCCGCTGACCCTGGACGCACCGGTCGTGCTCGCGCCCATGGCCGGTATCACCAACACCGCCTTCCGCCGTCTCTGCCGTGAGTACGGTGCCGGCCTCTACGTCAGCGAGATGATCACCTCGCGCGCGCTGGTGGAGCGCAACGCGACCACGATGCGTCTGATCACCCACCACGAGTCCGAGGTCCCGCGTTCGATCCAGTTGTACGGCGTCGACCCCACCACGGTCGAAGCCGCCGTGAGGCTCCTCGTCGAAGAGGACCGTGCCGACCACATCGACCTGAACTTCGGCTGCCCGGTGCCGAAGGTCACGCGCAAAGGCGGGGGCGCGGCGCTCCCCTGGAAGCGCGACCTGTTCCGCGACATCGTCACCCGTGCGGCACGCGCCGGGGGAGACATCCCGGTCACGGTCAAAATGCGCAAGGGCATCGACGACGATCACCTGACGTACCTCGACGCAGGCCGGATCGCCGAGGACGCCGGCATCTCGGCCGTCGCCCTCCACGCGCGGACGGCCTCGCAGTTCTATTCCGGCACAGCCGACTGGGCGGCGATCTCGGCGCTGAAGGAGGCCGTCACCAGCATCCCGGTTCTCGGGAACGGCGACATCTGGTCTGCCGAGGACGCGGTGCGCATGATGGCGGAGACCGGATGCGACGGGGTCGTCGTCGGCCGCGGGTGCCTCGGCCGCCCCTGGCTGTTCGGCGATCTCGCCCGCGCCCTGGGCAGGGACGGGAGCGCCGCCGGAGAGCCTGTCGACGCCACCCTCGCGTTCGTCGCACGCGCCTTCCGACGGCACGCCGAACTACTCGTGGAATTCTTCGACGACGAGGGTCGAGGGTGCCGCGACATCCGCAAGCACGTCGCGTGGTATTTCAAGGGTTACCCGGTGGGGGGCGACACCCGGGCTCGGCTGGCGACGGTGTCCACGCTCGCGGAGATCGACGAACTCCTCGCCACCCTCGACCTCGACGCCCCGTACCCGGGCGCACCCGCCGAGGGCCAGCGCGGCCGCGCCGGCACGCCCAAGCGGCCGGCGTTGCCGGACGGATGGCTCGACTCCCGCGACATCGGGGCCGACGCCTCCACCGCCCTCGCCGAGGCCGAACTCGATCACAGCGGTGGCTGA
- a CDS encoding glutathione peroxidase, producing MTSEATLTDLRSIPFTTADGGMATLGDYADQVVLVVNVASRCGLAPQYEQLEELQRTYGDRGFIVLGFPCNQFMGQEPGSMEEILEYCATTWGVTFPIQEKVKVNGNGAAPVYKALKRAKDLEGKKGPIIWNFEKFLITPSGQVHRFRPNVKPDDPAIISVIEQNLPR from the coding sequence ATGACCTCCGAAGCCACCCTCACCGATCTGCGTTCCATCCCGTTCACGACCGCTGACGGCGGCATGGCGACGCTCGGCGATTACGCCGACCAGGTCGTGCTGGTCGTCAACGTCGCCTCCCGCTGCGGCCTGGCACCGCAGTACGAGCAGCTCGAGGAGCTCCAGCGCACGTACGGCGACCGGGGCTTCATCGTGCTCGGCTTCCCCTGCAACCAGTTCATGGGGCAGGAGCCGGGATCGATGGAGGAGATCCTCGAGTACTGCGCCACGACCTGGGGCGTGACCTTTCCGATCCAGGAGAAGGTGAAGGTCAACGGCAACGGTGCGGCGCCGGTGTACAAGGCACTTAAGCGCGCCAAGGACCTCGAGGGCAAGAAGGGGCCGATCATCTGGAACTTCGAGAAGTTCCTCATCACCCCCTCGGGCCAGGTTCACCGCTTCCGGCCGAACGTCAAGCCCGACGACCCCGCCATCATCTCGGTGATCGAGCAGAACCTCCCCCGCTGA
- a CDS encoding isoprenyl transferase, giving the protein MTPKPYTHRDAVPYRPLDWTGVHPPAFPGAVPRHVAIVMDGNGRWANRQGLTRVEGHKAGEEVLLDVVAGAIQAGVRHLSVYAFSTENWARSPDEVRFLMGYNRDVLHRRRDQLNEWGVRIRWAGRKPRLWTSVIKELQFAERLTAGNDVLTLTMCINYGGRIELVDAMRAIAGEVAAGRMRPSAINEKVIRRHLYQPDMPDVDLFIRSSGEQRTSNFLLWESAYAEFVFLDTLWPDFSRADLWRAIDLYLDRDRRFGGAVDQPTSDIADHDRQE; this is encoded by the coding sequence ATGACCCCGAAGCCCTACACGCATCGCGACGCCGTGCCCTACCGTCCGCTCGATTGGACCGGCGTCCACCCGCCGGCGTTCCCGGGCGCCGTGCCGCGCCACGTCGCGATCGTCATGGACGGGAACGGCCGCTGGGCCAACCGTCAGGGCCTCACCCGGGTGGAAGGGCACAAAGCGGGCGAGGAAGTGCTGCTGGACGTCGTCGCCGGCGCCATCCAGGCCGGCGTGCGGCATTTGAGCGTCTACGCGTTCTCGACCGAGAACTGGGCCCGCTCGCCTGATGAGGTCCGCTTCCTCATGGGGTACAACCGGGATGTGCTGCACCGGCGGCGCGACCAGCTCAACGAGTGGGGTGTGCGGATCCGCTGGGCGGGCCGGAAGCCCCGGCTGTGGACCTCGGTGATCAAGGAGCTGCAGTTCGCCGAGAGACTGACGGCCGGCAATGACGTCCTGACCCTCACCATGTGCATCAATTACGGCGGCCGCATCGAGTTGGTCGACGCCATGCGCGCCATCGCCGGCGAGGTCGCTGCCGGGCGGATGCGCCCGTCGGCGATCAACGAGAAGGTCATCCGCCGCCACCTCTACCAGCCCGACATGCCCGACGTCGACCTGTTCATCCGCTCCAGCGGCGAACAGCGGACCTCGAACTTCCTGCTGTGGGAGTCGGCCTACGCCGAGTTCGTCTTCCTCGACACCCTGTGGCCGGATTTCTCCCGCGCCGATCTCTGGCGCGCGATCGATCTGTATCTCGACCGCGACCGCCGCTTCGGCGGGGCGGTCGATCAGCCGACATCCGACATCGCCGATCACGATCGGCAGGAATAG
- the recO gene encoding DNA repair protein RecO, producing the protein MPTYRDEVVVLRTHKLGEADRIVTALGRRSGKIRAVAKGVRRTSSRLGARLEPFMVADVQFSRGRSLDIVQQAESLGSYGAEISQHYDRYTAAHAMVEAADRLNDAEAATPHYLLLVGGLRALARGDHAARSILDSYLLRAMALAGWAPGLGECARCGAPAPHDQFVAQLGGVVCAACAPTGAAHIDPATIGLLTALMAGEWEIVDASTPHSAGAASGLIAAYAQWHLERGIRSLQHVEAVR; encoded by the coding sequence GTGCCCACCTATCGCGACGAGGTCGTGGTCCTGCGCACCCACAAGCTGGGGGAGGCGGACCGCATCGTCACCGCCCTCGGCCGCCGCAGCGGCAAGATCCGCGCGGTCGCGAAGGGGGTGCGTCGCACCTCTTCCCGTCTCGGCGCCCGCCTCGAGCCCTTCATGGTCGCCGATGTGCAGTTCTCCCGCGGCCGCTCCCTCGACATCGTGCAGCAGGCCGAGTCTCTCGGCTCCTACGGCGCCGAGATCTCCCAGCACTACGACCGTTACACCGCCGCCCACGCGATGGTGGAAGCCGCCGATCGCCTGAACGACGCCGAAGCCGCCACGCCGCATTACCTGCTGCTGGTCGGGGGTCTGCGCGCGCTCGCGCGCGGGGATCACGCCGCGCGCAGCATCCTGGATTCCTACCTCCTGCGGGCGATGGCCCTCGCCGGCTGGGCACCGGGCCTGGGTGAATGCGCACGCTGCGGCGCGCCTGCGCCCCACGACCAGTTCGTCGCGCAGCTCGGGGGTGTCGTGTGCGCCGCCTGCGCCCCCACCGGTGCCGCGCACATCGATCCCGCCACGATCGGACTGCTCACCGCACTCATGGCGGGGGAGTGGGAGATCGTCGACGCATCCACCCCGCACTCCGCGGGTGCGGCGTCCGGGCTCATCGCCGCCTACGCACAGTGGCACCTCGAACGCGGGATCCGCTCGCTCCAGCATGTGGAGGCGGTCCGATGA
- a CDS encoding TRIC cation channel family protein, protein MDEPLFVIPLWADLTAVGLGGIQGALFASGFRGQRRLDFLGVAIIGVVLGMGGGLIRDLLLNTTPVTLQSNWYLITATVAALVGMLLSGVFARLNAVIVGLDALSMGLFGAFGTSKALALGLPVVPAVFVGVCAAVGGGILRDMLMGVPIAIMHVGSLYAVAAAVGCSVLAVVHAFGASLAVAAIIGIAVTAVIRLLAVIFDISLPEQRALYRRKVAVETTGIPIIKP, encoded by the coding sequence GTGGACGAGCCGCTCTTCGTGATTCCGCTGTGGGCAGACCTGACCGCGGTCGGGCTCGGTGGCATCCAGGGGGCGCTGTTCGCCTCGGGCTTCCGTGGTCAGCGACGCCTGGACTTCCTCGGTGTGGCCATCATCGGCGTCGTGCTGGGGATGGGGGGCGGGCTCATCCGCGACCTGCTGCTGAACACCACCCCGGTGACCCTCCAGAGCAACTGGTATCTCATCACCGCGACCGTCGCGGCCCTTGTCGGCATGCTGCTGTCGGGCGTCTTCGCACGCCTGAACGCCGTGATCGTCGGTCTGGACGCACTCTCGATGGGACTCTTCGGCGCGTTCGGCACGAGCAAGGCCCTGGCCCTCGGGCTCCCCGTCGTCCCCGCGGTGTTCGTCGGCGTCTGCGCCGCGGTGGGCGGTGGCATCCTCCGCGACATGCTGATGGGCGTGCCGATCGCGATCATGCACGTCGGATCGCTCTACGCGGTCGCCGCAGCGGTCGGGTGTTCCGTGCTCGCCGTGGTACACGCCTTCGGCGCGTCGCTCGCCGTGGCAGCGATCATCGGGATCGCGGTGACCGCCGTCATCCGGCTCCTCGCCGTGATCTTCGACATCTCCCTGCCTGAACAGCGGGCGCTCTACCGCCGCAAGGTCGCCGTGGAGACCACCGGGATCCCGATCATCAAGCCGTGA
- the leuA gene encoding 2-isopropylmalate synthase — protein sequence MKNTQRPSGMPIHKYRPYHEQIRVDLPDRTWPDARITQAPRWCAVDLRDGNQALIDPMSPERKRIMFDLLVSMGYKEIEVGFPSASQTDFDFVRHLIEEDVIPDDVTIQVLTQAREHLIERTYESIAGAKQAIVHLYNSTSVLQREVVFRTDKQGIVDIALEGARLCRQFEKRIPETKVYYQYSPESYTGTELEFAVDVCNQVIEVFEPTPERKVIINLPATVEMATPNVYADSIEWMSRHLVHRENIILSLHPHNDRGTAIAAAELGYMAGADRIEGCLFGNGERTGNVDLVALGINLLTQGIDPMIDFSDVDQIKRTAEYCNQLPVHERSPWAGDLVFTAFSGSHQDAIKKGFEAMDARAAAVGVSVDELEWAVPYLPIDPKDLGRSYEAVIRVNSQSGKGGVAYLLKSDHAIDLPRRLQIEFSGVVQAKTDAEGGEITSDEIWRIFTDEYLPASDPDERWGRFELLSTRTQSDMSGDVVLDVSLRDGEERVAASGHGNGPVAAFLEVIRAQGFDVTLYDYVEHALSSGGDAQAAAYIELQVDGQRLWGVGIDGDISTASLKAIVSGVNRSIRTREQAGVLAGV from the coding sequence ATGAAGAACACCCAGCGCCCCTCGGGCATGCCGATCCACAAGTATCGGCCGTATCACGAGCAGATCCGCGTCGATCTGCCCGACCGTACGTGGCCGGATGCCCGCATCACGCAGGCACCGCGCTGGTGCGCGGTCGACCTCCGCGACGGCAACCAGGCCCTCATCGACCCGATGAGCCCCGAACGCAAGCGCATCATGTTCGACCTCCTGGTCAGCATGGGCTACAAAGAGATCGAGGTCGGCTTCCCGTCGGCCAGCCAGACCGATTTCGACTTCGTCCGACACCTGATCGAAGAGGACGTCATCCCGGACGACGTCACGATCCAGGTGCTGACCCAGGCGCGTGAGCACCTGATCGAGCGCACCTACGAGTCCATCGCCGGCGCGAAGCAGGCGATCGTTCACCTGTACAACTCCACGAGCGTCCTGCAGCGCGAGGTGGTGTTCCGCACCGACAAGCAGGGCATCGTCGACATCGCCCTCGAGGGCGCGCGGCTGTGTCGCCAGTTCGAGAAGCGCATCCCCGAGACGAAGGTCTACTACCAGTACTCGCCCGAAAGCTACACCGGCACCGAGCTGGAGTTCGCGGTGGATGTCTGCAATCAGGTCATCGAGGTCTTCGAGCCGACGCCCGAGCGCAAGGTCATCATCAATCTGCCGGCCACCGTCGAGATGGCCACGCCGAACGTCTATGCAGACTCGATCGAGTGGATGAGTCGGCACCTGGTGCACCGCGAGAACATCATCCTGTCGCTGCACCCGCACAATGACCGGGGGACGGCGATCGCCGCTGCCGAACTCGGGTACATGGCCGGGGCCGACCGGATCGAGGGATGCCTGTTCGGCAACGGCGAGCGGACCGGCAACGTCGATCTGGTGGCGCTCGGCATCAACCTGCTGACCCAGGGCATCGACCCGATGATCGACTTCAGCGACGTCGATCAGATCAAGCGCACCGCCGAGTACTGCAACCAGCTGCCGGTGCACGAGCGCAGCCCCTGGGCCGGAGACCTGGTGTTCACCGCGTTCAGCGGCTCCCACCAGGACGCGATCAAGAAGGGCTTCGAGGCGATGGACGCCCGGGCGGCCGCCGTGGGCGTCTCGGTCGACGAACTCGAGTGGGCGGTGCCGTACCTGCCGATCGACCCGAAGGATCTCGGCCGGTCGTACGAGGCGGTCATCCGTGTCAACTCCCAGTCCGGCAAGGGCGGGGTGGCGTACCTGCTCAAGAGCGACCACGCCATCGACCTGCCGCGCCGCCTGCAGATCGAGTTCTCCGGTGTCGTGCAGGCGAAGACCGACGCCGAAGGCGGCGAGATCACCAGCGATGAGATCTGGCGCATCTTCACCGACGAGTACCTGCCCGCCTCCGATCCCGACGAGCGCTGGGGCCGTTTCGAGCTGCTGAGCACCCGCACCCAGAGCGACATGTCCGGTGACGTGGTCCTCGATGTGTCGCTGCGCGACGGCGAGGAGCGCGTCGCGGCTTCGGGTCACGGGAACGGGCCGGTCGCGGCCTTCCTCGAGGTCATCCGCGCACAGGGCTTCGACGTGACCCTCTACGACTACGTCGAGCACGCCTTGAGCTCGGGTGGCGATGCACAGGCCGCGGCCTACATCGAGTTGCAGGTCGACGGTCAGCGCCTGTGGGGCGTCGGGATCGACGGCGACATCTCGACCGCTTCGCTGAAGGCGATCGTGTCGGGTGTGAACCGGTCGATCCGCACGCGCGAGCAAGCGGGAGTGCTCGCCGGAGTGTGA
- the era gene encoding GTPase Era encodes MTDDPADTPTGSRSGFVTFVGRPNVGKSTLMNALVGEKIAITSEKPQTTRRAIRGIVNRPGGQLVIVDTPGIHKPRTLLGQRLNDLVDDVLGDVDVIGFCVPATDAVGPGDRRIAASLSGYPRAKKIAIVTKIDAAAREQVTERLMEVDALREDWAAVIPLSALTRTQLDVLSDEVLALMPEGPALYPDDVVTDESVDDRVAEIIREAALEGVRDELPHSIAVVVQDIAPREDSDLTDVFADIVVERDSQKAIIIGHRGSRLRDVGSRARSQIEPLLGTRVYLSLHVRIAKEWQRDPKQLRRLGF; translated from the coding sequence ATGACAGACGATCCCGCCGACACGCCGACCGGATCGCGCTCCGGATTCGTGACCTTCGTCGGCCGACCGAACGTGGGCAAGTCCACCCTCATGAACGCCCTCGTCGGCGAGAAGATCGCCATCACGAGCGAGAAGCCCCAGACCACCCGCCGGGCGATCCGCGGCATCGTCAACCGCCCGGGCGGTCAACTGGTGATCGTCGACACCCCCGGCATCCACAAGCCCCGCACCCTTCTCGGCCAGCGGCTCAACGACCTCGTCGACGACGTTCTGGGTGATGTCGACGTGATCGGGTTCTGCGTCCCTGCCACCGACGCCGTGGGCCCCGGCGACCGACGGATCGCCGCGTCGCTGAGCGGTTATCCGCGGGCGAAGAAGATCGCCATCGTCACCAAGATCGATGCGGCCGCGCGCGAACAGGTGACCGAGAGGCTGATGGAGGTCGACGCCCTCCGTGAGGACTGGGCCGCCGTCATCCCGCTGTCCGCCCTGACCCGGACGCAGCTCGACGTCCTCAGCGACGAGGTGCTCGCCCTCATGCCGGAGGGACCGGCGCTCTACCCCGACGATGTCGTCACCGACGAATCGGTGGACGACCGCGTCGCGGAGATCATCCGGGAAGCCGCCCTGGAAGGAGTGCGGGACGAGCTTCCGCACTCGATCGCAGTGGTCGTCCAGGACATCGCACCCCGCGAGGACAGCGACCTGACCGATGTCTTCGCCGACATCGTCGTCGAGCGCGACAGCCAGAAGGCGATCATCATCGGCCACCGCGGTTCGCGCCTGCGGGATGTCGGATCCCGCGCTCGGTCGCAGATCGAGCCGCTGCTGGGCACGCGCGTGTACCTCTCGCTGCACGTGCGCATCGCCAAGGAGTGGCAGCGCGACCCGAAGCAGCTGCGTCGCCTGGGTTTCTGA
- a CDS encoding hemolysin family protein, with product MTPVLLLLLALVLIAFGALMASIDAALGVTSRGDLSELAEQSPRNATSLRRIAADPDAHATAVVFIRVLAETGAAVLVTVSFVILFDSIPWAIVAAIVLMTGISFVLVGASPRGVGRRHARGLLRGAAPVIRGARLVLGPLAHGLVVLGNRVTPGAPRGASFASEEQLLSIVDEAASHDLIEQDDRDLIHSVFDFTDTFVRAVMVPRTDMVTVGATTSTREAMQVFLDKGVSRVPLIDEDADDVVGVLYLKDLVQFGFRDESGWRDAPVTRIARKAVFVPESMRAETLLQQMKRDAVHVCLVVDEYGGVSGLITLEDIIEELVGEISDEYDPRADEVVEVDSGRYRVSARLGLDAVGDLFGIELEDEDVDSIGGLLGKALGQVPQPGATAEYLGLLITGGTSRGRGRGLATVFVERTEEAAAAREREHSEREAGAR from the coding sequence ATGACCCCCGTTCTCCTCCTTCTCCTCGCGCTGGTCCTCATCGCCTTCGGCGCCCTCATGGCATCGATCGACGCCGCCCTCGGCGTCACCTCGCGAGGAGACCTCAGCGAGCTCGCCGAGCAGTCGCCGCGGAATGCCACGTCTCTGCGGCGGATCGCCGCCGATCCCGACGCTCACGCCACGGCCGTGGTCTTCATCCGCGTTCTCGCCGAGACGGGGGCCGCGGTGCTGGTGACGGTGTCCTTCGTCATCCTCTTCGACAGCATCCCGTGGGCGATCGTCGCCGCCATCGTGCTGATGACGGGGATCTCCTTCGTCCTTGTGGGCGCCAGCCCCCGCGGCGTCGGCCGGCGTCACGCCCGCGGTCTTCTCCGCGGCGCCGCCCCGGTCATCCGCGGCGCCCGCCTGGTTCTCGGACCCCTCGCACACGGACTCGTCGTCCTGGGCAACCGGGTGACCCCCGGTGCACCTCGGGGTGCCTCGTTCGCCTCCGAGGAGCAGCTGCTCAGCATCGTCGACGAAGCCGCCTCCCACGACCTGATCGAGCAGGACGACCGCGACCTCATCCACTCGGTTTTCGACTTCACCGACACCTTCGTGCGAGCGGTGATGGTGCCCCGCACCGACATGGTCACCGTCGGGGCAACCACCTCCACCCGCGAGGCGATGCAGGTCTTCCTCGACAAGGGCGTCTCCCGCGTTCCGCTCATCGATGAGGACGCCGACGACGTGGTCGGGGTGCTGTACCTCAAAGACCTCGTGCAGTTCGGGTTCCGCGACGAGTCCGGCTGGCGCGACGCACCGGTCACGCGCATCGCCCGCAAGGCCGTGTTCGTCCCCGAATCCATGCGCGCCGAGACTCTGCTGCAGCAGATGAAGCGGGACGCGGTGCACGTCTGCCTCGTCGTCGATGAGTACGGGGGCGTCTCGGGCCTGATCACCCTGGAGGACATCATCGAGGAGCTCGTGGGAGAGATCTCCGACGAGTACGACCCGCGCGCCGACGAGGTCGTCGAGGTCGACTCCGGCCGCTACCGGGTCAGCGCCCGTCTTGGCTTGGACGCGGTGGGCGATCTGTTCGGGATCGAGCTGGAAGACGAGGACGTCGACTCGATCGGAGGCCTTCTCGGCAAAGCCCTCGGCCAGGTGCCGCAACCCGGCGCAACCGCCGAATACCTCGGCCTCCTGATCACAGGAGGCACGTCGCGCGGACGCGGGCGCGGTCTCGCGACCGTCTTCGTCGAGCGGACGGAAGAAGCCGCAGCCGCGCGGGAGCGCGAGCACAGTGAACGGGAAGCAGGAGCACGATGA
- the ybeY gene encoding rRNA maturation RNase YbeY, protein MTIEITNESGMPVDETVLLRLMEHNFGELHVSSEADVAILLVDEGAMESLHLQWMDEPGPTDVLSFPMDELRPGTEESPTSAGLLGDIVLCPQVAETQATAARHSTMDELVMLTTHGLLHLLGFDHAEPEEEKEMFGIQRDLIVSFQMSERRRARS, encoded by the coding sequence GTGACGATCGAGATCACCAACGAATCCGGGATGCCGGTCGATGAGACCGTGCTCCTCCGGCTCATGGAGCACAACTTCGGCGAACTGCACGTCAGCTCGGAAGCCGACGTGGCGATCCTCCTGGTCGATGAGGGCGCGATGGAGTCGCTTCACCTGCAGTGGATGGATGAGCCGGGGCCGACCGACGTGCTGAGCTTCCCGATGGACGAGCTGCGGCCCGGCACCGAGGAGTCGCCCACGTCGGCGGGGCTCCTCGGCGACATCGTCCTCTGCCCCCAGGTGGCCGAGACCCAGGCGACGGCCGCTCGGCACTCGACCATGGACGAACTGGTCATGCTCACCACCCATGGCCTGCTGCATCTGCTCGGCTTCGATCATGCCGAGCCCGAGGAGGAGAAGGAGATGTTCGGGATCCAGCGCGATCTCATCGTCTCCTTCCAGATGAGCGAGCGCCGTCGCGCGCGGTCATGA
- a CDS encoding PhoH family protein yields the protein MVQLLGPQDRLLRVVEKEHPDVDVHVRGNEITLTGDADAVAAARVLVHELLAMTKAGQSLGPADVTSADRILRSDGGPRPSEVLGEPLLSTRGRVIRPKTLGQKAYVDAIDDHTIVFGIGPAGTGKTYLAMAKAVQALQRKEVNRIILTRPAVEAGERLGFLPGTLTDKIDPYLRPLYDALNEMMDPEIVPKLIASGTIEVAPLAYMRGRTLNDSFVVLDEAQNTTPEQMKMFLTRLGFGTKMVVTGDITQIDLPQGASGLRLVTRVLDRIDDIHFSFLTSDDVVRHTLVGRIVDAYSEFDERRLAARRERDEATELAGRAERRAATRAPGPRDRLPKRGRQ from the coding sequence ATGGTCCAGCTGCTCGGTCCGCAGGACCGTCTGCTGCGCGTGGTCGAGAAGGAGCATCCCGATGTCGACGTGCACGTGCGCGGCAACGAGATCACCCTCACCGGCGATGCCGACGCCGTGGCCGCCGCCCGCGTGCTGGTCCACGAGTTGCTCGCGATGACCAAGGCGGGACAGAGCCTCGGCCCCGCCGATGTCACCTCCGCCGACCGGATCCTCCGCAGCGACGGCGGACCCCGCCCGTCCGAGGTTCTCGGCGAGCCACTGCTGTCGACGCGGGGCCGCGTCATCCGCCCCAAGACCCTCGGACAGAAGGCGTACGTCGACGCGATCGACGATCACACGATCGTCTTCGGCATCGGACCGGCCGGTACCGGCAAGACCTATCTGGCGATGGCGAAGGCCGTCCAGGCGCTGCAGCGCAAAGAGGTCAACCGGATCATCCTCACCCGTCCGGCGGTGGAGGCGGGGGAGCGTCTGGGCTTCCTCCCGGGAACGCTCACCGACAAGATCGACCCGTACCTGCGTCCGCTCTACGACGCCCTCAACGAGATGATGGATCCCGAGATCGTGCCCAAGCTCATCGCCAGCGGCACGATCGAGGTCGCTCCGCTGGCGTACATGCGCGGGCGCACCCTCAACGACTCGTTCGTCGTCCTCGACGAGGCCCAGAACACCACGCCCGAGCAGATGAAGATGTTCCTGACCAGGCTCGGGTTCGGGACCAAGATGGTCGTGACCGGTGACATCACTCAGATCGACCTCCCGCAGGGCGCCTCGGGGCTGCGCCTGGTCACCCGCGTGCTCGATCGCATCGACGACATCCACTTCTCCTTCCTCACGAGCGATGACGTCGTACGCCACACCCTGGTGGGCCGGATCGTGGACGCGTACAGCGAATTCGACGAGCGGCGCCTGGCTGCGCGTCGCGAACGCGACGAGGCGACCGAGCTGGCTGGTCGCGCGGAGCGTCGCGCCGCGACCCGGGCCCCGGGCCCTCGCGACCGCCTTCCGAAACGGGGACGCCAGTGA